ACCTGTCCTTTCCTGGGAGAGGCAGGTTGCACTGTTTATGAAGTGCGTCCTTTAGCCTGTCGATACTATCCCCTTGGATTTGGACTCTTTCGGAATAGAGATGAAGGAAAAAATGAGGACTTCTTTTATCTTGTCAAAGAGGGATTTTGCCAGGGTTTAGAATCAGGAGAGGAGATTACAGTTGAAGAATATAGAATCTCTCAGGGGATCCCCGGGCTTGAAGAGCCTATCTTTGAGTGGGCTGAAATCATTATGAAAAAAGAATCCCTCGGGCCAGTTGAGGTGCCTGAAAAGAGTCTTGAACTCTTTTTTATGGTCTCTACTAATCCGGAGAGATTTAAAAGCTTTGTCTTTGATACTAAATTTTTGGATATCTTTGAAGTGGATGAAAAAGAGCTTGTTGCTATTAAAGAAGATGAGCTTAGGCTTTTGCAATTCGGGTTTAAGTGGTTAAAAACTGTGCTCTTTGGAGAGAATTTGGTGAAACGCAGAAAGGAGTCCCCTTCAGTTAAAAAGGTTAAACCCTTCTAAGAGATAACCTTTCTGAAAAACTTAAGAAAATTTGTGCAGGCTGGAGGAAATTCCTTATTTTTCAGATAACATAGGTAAAAATTTCTACGAATAGAAAAGTCTTTTATTTTTATCTCTTTTAAGAGATTTAGAGATATTTCAAGCTCAACCGCTCTTTTAGACACAAAAGAGAGCCCAAGTCCCTCTTTGACAGCAGATTTTACAGCCTCTGTAGACCCCATTTCTCCAACGATTCTTAATTTTTGCGGAAGAAGGTGAGCTCGCTCTAAGGCCTCAACAACATTTTTCCAGGTTCCTGAGCCCTCTTCCCTCTTGATAATGGGTAAGGTTTCAATCTCCTGCACCTGAATCTCCTTTTTTTCAAAATCAGAAGGAGCAATGAGAATTATTTCATCTTCACAGCAGGCTTCAAATTTAAGTTCGCTCTGCCTGGACTTAGCTCCAACTATGCCGAGTTCAAATTCCCCTCTCAAGACACCTTCAATTACCCCCTGAGTATCACTGACCTTGAGATAAACAGAGACCTTGGGGTATTCTTCTTTAAATAGCTTAATAATTTTGGGTAAAATATATTGTCCGGGGATGGTGCTGCCACCAATCTCCACAAGACCTGCCTCTTCGTCTTTAAAAGGTAAGAGCTCCCGTTCC
This window of the Caldimicrobium thiodismutans genome carries:
- a CDS encoding YkgJ family cysteine cluster protein; the encoded protein is MEGIHRAKGFEKIVEPVRLTSKSRIKFQCYPGVPCFKLCCSELYLPLTPYDILRLKRFLNLTSDEFLLRYTEPFILPKSGLPIARLKMQDNEEKTCPFLGEAGCTVYEVRPLACRYYPLGFGLFRNRDEGKNEDFFYLVKEGFCQGLESGEEITVEEYRISQGIPGLEEPIFEWAEIIMKKESLGPVEVPEKSLELFFMVSTNPERFKSFVFDTKFLDIFEVDEKELVAIKEDELRLLQFGFKWLKTVLFGENLVKRRKESPSVKKVKPF
- a CDS encoding selenium metabolism-associated LysR family transcriptional regulator, encoding MLDWRKLEVFLKVYETKSFSKTAKELFLSQPTITIHIKELENIFGVKLLDRDTRNVIPTKAGKVVYTYGKQMLQIYRQLERELLPFKDEEAGLVEIGGSTIPGQYILPKIIKLFKEEYPKVSVYLKVSDTQGVIEGVLRGEFELGIVGAKSRQSELKFEACCEDEIILIAPSDFEKKEIQVQEIETLPIIKREEGSGTWKNVVEALERAHLLPQKLRIVGEMGSTEAVKSAVKEGLGLSFVSKRAVELEISLNLLKEIKIKDFSIRRNFYLCYLKNKEFPPACTNFLKFFRKVIS